TTAATTATTTGCGAGCTGTTTTTTATTCCATAAAATAGAAGCCCTGCGCAGAAAAACCCACCTGAGGCTGCTGAACTTCTACCGACGCGTGCCAGTCAGCACAAAGGACTCTGATAAAACGGTGGGTGGGCAATGCAGATCTCCTTGCAGCAACAAGTGGCCCTGGTCACCGGCGCCAGTTCCGGCATCGGCGCAGGTGCGGCAAAGGCGTTAGCCGAAGCCGGGGCGGCCGTGGTGCTCAACTACAATTCCCAGGCGGCGCCGGCCGAAGCCCTCGCCGCGCAAATCAACGCAAACGGCGGGCGGGCGATTGCCATCGGTGGTGACGTGTCCAAAGAGGCCGACGTGGAGCGCTTGTTCGCCCAGACCCTCGACGCCTTCGGCCATCTGGACATTCTGGTGGCCAACTCGGGCCTGCAAAAAGACGCCAATCTGGTCGACATGACCCTTGAGGACTGGAACACCGTGATCGGCGTCAACCTCACCGGCCAGTTCCTGTGCGCCCGCGCCGCCGTGCGGATCTTCAATCGCCAAGGCATTCGCGACGGCGTATCGCGGGCGGCCGGGAAAATCATCCACATGAGTTCGGTGCACCAGATCATCCCCTGGGCCGGGCATGTGAATTACGCAGCCTCCAAAGGCGGCGTGGAGATGCTGATGCGCACCCTCGCCCAGGAAGTCAGCGAACAGCGCATCCGCATTAATGGCATCGCACCCGGGGCGATTCGCACCGCAATCAACCGTGCGGCCACTGAAGGCGCGGCTGAAAAACAACTGCTCAAGTTGATTCCCTACGGCCGCGTGGGCGATGTGGAAGACGTCGCCAACGCGGTGGTCTGGCTGGCCAGTGATGCCTCCGATTACGTAGTGGGCAGCACCTTGTTTATTGATGGCGGCATGAGCCTTTATCCGGAGTTTCGCGGCAATGGTTGATTTCAAGAATGAACAACAGAGCGCCATCGATGCCCACGGCATCATTGGCGATATGCGCAGCGCCGCATTGGTTAATGACAAAGGCAGCATCGATTTTTTCTGCTGGCCGGAATTCGACAGCCCTTCGATCTTCTGCTCGCTGCTGGACACGCCCGAAGCCGGTGTTTTCCAACTCACCCCCGACCTGCCCAACGCGCGCCGCGAGCAAATCTACCTGCCCGACACCAATGTGCTGCAAACCCGCTGGCTGAGTGATGAAGCGGTGGTGGAAATCACCGACCTGCTGACCGTCAGCGAAGACGTCGATGAACTGCCGTTGCTGATTCGCCGCGTGCGTGTGGTCAGCGGCAAAGCCACCCTTCACCTGCGCTGCGCCGTGCGCCATGACTACGCCCGCGCGACGACCCAGGCGACGGCCGACAACGGCGGCGTGCTGTTTACCGCTGACGGCCAGCCCGGCCTGCGCCTGATCGGCAGCCACCCGCTGAGCCTTGAAGACCAGGCAGCAGTCGCACGCTTTAGCCTGAACCAGGAGGAAGGCGCCGAATTTGTCCTCGGTGGCGCCGACGACCCACGCGTCACCAACGACTGCACCGACCTGTACCTGGAACGCACCCTGAAGTTCTGGCGCGGCTGGATCGCGCAGTCCAATTACCGTGGACGCTGGCGTGAAATGGTCAACCGCTCGGCGTTGGCCTTGAAGCTTCTGACCTCACGCAAACACGGCGCAATCATCGCCGCCGCCACCTTCGGCCTGCCCGAATCTCCCGGCGGCGAACGCAACTGGGACTACCGCTACACCTGGATCCGCGACGCCTCGTTCACCGTCTACGCCTTTATGCGCCTGGGCTTTGTCGAGGAAGCCAACAGCTACATGCGCTGGCTCAAGGGGCGGGTCAGCGACTGCTGCGGCCAGCCGACCAAAATCAATATCCTCTATGGCATCGACGGACGCCAGGAACTGCCGGAAACCGAGTTGGACCATTTGCGTGGTCACGGCGACGCCAAGCCGGTGCGTGTCGGAAACGAAGCGTTTGACCAGATCCAACTGGATATCTACGGCGAGCTGATGGACGCGGTTTACCTGGTCAACAAATACGGCGAGGCGATTTCCCACGAAGGCTGGAAACACACGGTGGAGGTGGTCGACCAGGTGTGCGAAATCTGGAACCAGAAAGACGTGGGCATCTGGGAGATGCGCGGCGAGCAGCATCACTTCCT
The window above is part of the Pseudomonas sp. KBS0710 genome. Proteins encoded here:
- a CDS encoding glucose 1-dehydrogenase; protein product: MQISLQQQVALVTGASSGIGAGAAKALAEAGAAVVLNYNSQAAPAEALAAQINANGGRAIAIGGDVSKEADVERLFAQTLDAFGHLDILVANSGLQKDANLVDMTLEDWNTVIGVNLTGQFLCARAAVRIFNRQGIRDGVSRAAGKIIHMSSVHQIIPWAGHVNYAASKGGVEMLMRTLAQEVSEQRIRINGIAPGAIRTAINRAATEGAAEKQLLKLIPYGRVGDVEDVANAVVWLASDASDYVVGSTLFIDGGMSLYPEFRGNG
- a CDS encoding glycoside hydrolase family 15 protein, with protein sequence MVDFKNEQQSAIDAHGIIGDMRSAALVNDKGSIDFFCWPEFDSPSIFCSLLDTPEAGVFQLTPDLPNARREQIYLPDTNVLQTRWLSDEAVVEITDLLTVSEDVDELPLLIRRVRVVSGKATLHLRCAVRHDYARATTQATADNGGVLFTADGQPGLRLIGSHPLSLEDQAAVARFSLNQEEGAEFVLGGADDPRVTNDCTDLYLERTLKFWRGWIAQSNYRGRWREMVNRSALALKLLTSRKHGAIIAAATFGLPESPGGERNWDYRYTWIRDASFTVYAFMRLGFVEEANSYMRWLKGRVSDCCGQPTKINILYGIDGRQELPETELDHLRGHGDAKPVRVGNEAFDQIQLDIYGELMDAVYLVNKYGEAISHEGWKHTVEVVDQVCEIWNQKDVGIWEMRGEQHHFLHSRLMCWVALDRAIRLASKRSLPAPFARWDQTRQAIYNDIWSNFWNEERGHFVQHIGSTALDGSMLLMPLVRFVAATDPRWLSTLEAIQKSLVRDGMVYRYRNDDSQIDGLQGTEGAFTACSFWYVECLARAGQVEKAHLEFEQLLRYANPLGLYAEEFDSQARHLGNTPQALSHLALISAATFLDRKLSGVKTVWQP